The following are encoded together in the Capsulimonas corticalis genome:
- a CDS encoding MFS transporter, with amino-acid sequence MLTLGLTTGVEFLENSMLVLSSAHVQGGVGATPEEFVWVTAAYATAAILMILLQQNLTEHFGYRRYLTASLIVYAAASLGCGFAHSVITLIAWRVVQGAGAGALFTSCRILIQFTFLGPERVKALRFFMAGVFGGSTLAPLLATRLIDASTWNWIFWIIVPIILACALLVWFTVPEPESAEKAEQQIERRVRYDYWPIALFAVSIVSVEIVMQRVRFQFLTQSPHLLLLLAVAILAIVGFVTHQLRVPDPILHLTGLRNKQFLWGLLFYFIYYLLAYAFSYLFPVFCEQVLLYSVDFMGRLLFFSGVVSMAGVMVYLGVSSRLRRRKLLMCAGMLSMAAAFWMLSRLSTQIAASGLYLPLFLRSLFAAMLVLPVAGLAFKEFELDFYSHAYRLKNIIRQLCQTFAVAAMTVMLHHRAAVHRFDLAGDADPSSAAVSQRISTLSHGLIAHGLGAADAHAAALALMGKALERQILLLSCLDAFTLLAGVALLGFALMALQRQLD; translated from the coding sequence ATGCTCACTCTGGGTCTGACGACCGGCGTTGAGTTCCTGGAGAACTCCATGCTCGTGCTCTCGTCGGCGCACGTCCAGGGCGGCGTCGGCGCGACTCCGGAAGAGTTTGTCTGGGTCACGGCCGCCTACGCCACCGCCGCGATCCTGATGATTCTGCTTCAGCAAAATCTGACGGAGCACTTTGGATACCGGCGCTACCTCACCGCTTCCCTGATCGTTTACGCCGCCGCGAGCCTCGGCTGCGGCTTCGCCCATTCCGTCATTACCTTGATTGCCTGGCGCGTTGTCCAGGGCGCCGGGGCGGGCGCTCTGTTCACCTCCTGCCGCATCCTGATCCAATTTACGTTTCTCGGCCCAGAGCGCGTCAAGGCGCTGCGCTTCTTTATGGCGGGGGTATTCGGAGGATCGACGCTAGCGCCGCTGCTCGCGACGCGCTTGATCGACGCGAGCACGTGGAACTGGATCTTCTGGATCATCGTCCCGATCATCCTCGCCTGCGCGCTGCTGGTATGGTTCACGGTCCCCGAGCCGGAGAGCGCCGAAAAGGCGGAGCAGCAGATCGAGCGCCGCGTGCGTTACGACTACTGGCCGATCGCCCTCTTCGCCGTCAGCATCGTCTCCGTGGAGATCGTGATGCAGCGAGTGCGATTCCAGTTTCTGACGCAGTCCCCGCATCTGCTGCTTCTGCTGGCGGTCGCGATCCTGGCGATCGTCGGCTTCGTCACCCACCAGCTGCGCGTCCCCGATCCAATCCTGCATCTGACCGGCCTGCGCAACAAGCAGTTTCTCTGGGGGCTGCTCTTTTACTTTATCTACTATTTGCTCGCCTACGCGTTCTCGTATCTGTTTCCCGTGTTTTGCGAGCAGGTCCTTTTGTATTCGGTGGACTTCATGGGCCGCCTGCTGTTCTTTTCCGGCGTCGTCTCCATGGCGGGCGTCATGGTGTATTTGGGCGTCAGCAGCCGCCTGCGCCGCCGCAAGTTGCTTATGTGCGCGGGCATGCTCAGCATGGCGGCGGCTTTCTGGATGCTGTCGCGTCTTTCGACACAGATCGCGGCGTCCGGTCTTTATCTCCCCCTCTTCCTGCGCAGCCTGTTCGCGGCGATGCTCGTGCTTCCCGTCGCGGGCCTGGCGTTCAAAGAGTTTGAACTGGACTTTTACAGCCACGCATACCGTTTGAAGAATATCATTCGGCAATTGTGCCAGACCTTCGCGGTGGCGGCGATGACCGTCATGCTCCACCACCGCGCGGCAGTCCATCGGTTCGATCTGGCGGGCGACGCCGATCCCTCCAGCGCGGCGGTGTCTCAGCGCATCTCGACGCTCAGTCACGGGCTGATCGCGCATGGATTGGGGGCGGCCGACGCGCACGCCGCCGCGCTTGCGCTGATGGGGAAGGCGCTGGAACGACAGATCCTCCTGCTGTCGTGTCTCGACGCCTTCACCCTGCTCGCCGGCGTCGCGCTGCTCGGCTTCGCCCTGATGGCGCTTCAGCGGCAGCTCGATTGA
- a CDS encoding GNAT family N-acetyltransferase, whose amino-acid sequence MNDDPKLPALTLRLARLGDADALAELIPLSAHALQADYYTPIQIEAALGPIFGVDRQLIADGTYFVVEAAGRIVGCGGWSRRKTLFGGDDGRNPDDDSLLDPTRDSARVRAFFVHPEFARRGIGRRIMSACEDAILQAGFRDVEIVATLAGEPLYAVFGYHESERFEIPMRDGLTLPVVRMRKRLAPS is encoded by the coding sequence ATGAATGACGATCCCAAGCTTCCTGCCCTAACGCTTCGGCTCGCGCGCCTCGGCGATGCAGACGCGCTCGCGGAGCTGATCCCTCTTTCCGCGCATGCGCTTCAGGCGGACTATTATACGCCCATACAGATCGAGGCGGCGCTTGGGCCGATCTTCGGCGTCGACCGCCAGTTGATTGCCGATGGGACTTATTTTGTCGTGGAGGCAGCCGGGCGGATCGTGGGATGCGGCGGATGGAGCCGGCGCAAGACGCTCTTCGGCGGCGATGACGGCAGGAACCCCGACGACGATTCCCTGCTCGACCCCACTCGCGACTCGGCGCGCGTCCGAGCTTTCTTTGTGCATCCGGAGTTCGCCCGGCGCGGCATCGGACGCCGGATTATGTCGGCCTGCGAGGATGCGATCCTTCAGGCGGGTTTCCGGGACGTCGAGATCGTCGCCACCCTCGCGGGCGAGCCTTTGTACGCAGTTTTTGGGTATCACGAATCGGAGCGGTTCGAAATCCCGATGCGGGACGGCCTGACGCTTCCGGTTGTACGGATGCGAAAGCGGCTGGCGCCGTCCTGA
- a CDS encoding nucleotidyltransferase domain-containing protein — MTSAPLNSAFRERELLTVCGRVHLDAAAQTRLARLLDAPVDWPSTVSLAMKHGLVPLLHKHLCETQPARVPADVIARLAQLSHGAGRHSLHMTAELLRIAKAMEAEGVMAVAIKGPALAQSLYDSIALRCFGDLDLLTSPDEIERAARVLRGLGYVDEFCGSEADSDIHMRSYHNFCFASAATGVRVELHHRLTNPCFQSEKQVRDIIGRATPIPLAGSSVRTLSPEDQFLYLCVHGVKHLWERLEWICAVSAMARGSMVEDWEVVASRARDSGNERIVFVGLLLAEALTGVPIPEALAPMARRDRVAHALAEEARRRVCVEEKQPEVGELFFYNLRAHKMRERCVYCWFALTTPTLADVETMRLPRPLYGVSRPLRIVKTYAASMLHTLFHRQSAQVILNDE, encoded by the coding sequence ATGACGTCTGCGCCACTTAACTCCGCTTTTCGTGAACGAGAACTGCTCACCGTTTGCGGCCGAGTTCATTTGGACGCCGCCGCGCAGACGCGTCTCGCGCGCCTGCTGGACGCTCCTGTCGACTGGCCCTCCACGGTTTCGCTCGCGATGAAGCATGGTCTTGTTCCGCTTCTCCACAAGCATCTTTGCGAAACGCAGCCAGCACGCGTTCCCGCCGATGTGATCGCGCGTCTGGCTCAGCTCTCACACGGCGCAGGGCGTCATAGTCTGCACATGACGGCCGAGCTTCTTCGGATCGCGAAAGCGATGGAAGCCGAGGGGGTAATGGCGGTCGCGATCAAAGGACCGGCGCTGGCGCAGTCTCTCTACGACAGCATTGCATTGCGGTGTTTCGGCGATTTAGATCTGCTGACGTCTCCGGACGAGATCGAACGGGCCGCCCGTGTATTGCGCGGCCTCGGTTATGTGGACGAATTCTGCGGCTCTGAGGCAGATAGCGACATCCACATGCGATCCTACCACAACTTCTGTTTCGCTTCGGCGGCAACCGGCGTCCGGGTTGAGCTGCACCACCGGCTTACCAACCCTTGTTTTCAATCCGAGAAGCAGGTGCGGGACATCATTGGCCGAGCGACTCCCATTCCTCTCGCCGGATCCTCCGTCCGCACTCTCAGTCCAGAAGATCAGTTTCTCTATCTTTGCGTGCATGGGGTAAAACACCTTTGGGAGCGTCTAGAGTGGATCTGCGCGGTGTCCGCGATGGCGCGCGGCTCAATGGTTGAAGATTGGGAGGTTGTCGCATCCCGCGCGCGCGACTCCGGCAATGAGCGAATCGTGTTCGTCGGTCTTTTGCTCGCGGAAGCGCTGACGGGAGTCCCTATTCCTGAAGCGCTAGCGCCCATGGCGCGCCGCGACCGTGTGGCGCATGCGCTGGCGGAGGAGGCTCGTCGGCGCGTATGTGTGGAGGAAAAGCAGCCGGAAGTCGGCGAGCTGTTTTTCTATAATCTTCGCGCCCACAAGATGCGGGAGCGATGTGTCTACTGCTGGTTCGCGCTCACCACTCCCACCCTAGCCGATGTGGAGACAATGCGCCTGCCAAGGCCGCTCTATGGCGTTTCGCGTCCACTGCGCATTGTAAAGACCTACGCCGCCTCCATGCTGCACACATTGTTTCACCGACAGAGCGCCCAAGTGATACTAAACGATGAATGA
- a CDS encoding lasso peptide biosynthesis B2 protein produces the protein MTLRTNRLAILRRHGAKWRSLSIRDQGVYLRALALLAVIRIALWTAPFPWVLRWIERRVHPARNASAASNRDCLVCARAVGSMARYVPAATCLTQSLATFVLIKRLGNPASLKIGVAKAENGEFLAHAWVETPDGRCMTSAGPGSFQLLMKVENDVCAT, from the coding sequence ATGACGCTTCGTACTAATCGCCTCGCCATACTTCGTCGCCACGGCGCGAAGTGGCGATCGCTGAGCATACGGGATCAAGGCGTCTATCTGCGCGCCCTAGCGCTCCTGGCTGTCATTCGGATCGCTCTTTGGACGGCGCCGTTCCCATGGGTGCTCCGATGGATCGAGCGTCGCGTCCATCCAGCACGCAACGCTTCGGCGGCCAGTAACCGTGATTGCCTGGTCTGCGCGCGCGCGGTTGGATCCATGGCGCGGTATGTGCCTGCCGCGACGTGCCTAACTCAGTCGCTGGCGACATTTGTCCTTATCAAAAGACTCGGAAACCCAGCGTCCCTCAAAATCGGCGTGGCGAAAGCCGAGAATGGCGAGTTTCTCGCGCACGCCTGGGTGGAAACGCCGGATGGACGCTGCATGACCTCTGCCGGACCGGGAAGTTTTCAGCTATTGATGAAGGTCGAGAATGACGTCTGCGCCACTTAA
- a CDS encoding PqqD family protein, with amino-acid sequence MKGASMDDNATITASKEQVSCDLQGDMAILNLKNSTYYGLNPIGARIWEWVQNPIHVSDLRQNIIGEYDVEPERAQADLAVLLADLERHDLVVITHDASY; translated from the coding sequence ATGAAGGGAGCATCTATGGACGACAACGCCACTATCACCGCAAGCAAAGAACAGGTCTCCTGCGATTTGCAGGGCGACATGGCAATCCTCAATTTGAAGAACAGCACGTATTACGGCCTCAATCCAATCGGCGCGCGCATCTGGGAGTGGGTTCAAAACCCAATCCATGTCAGCGATCTGCGGCAAAATATTATCGGCGAGTACGATGTCGAACCGGAGCGAGCGCAGGCGGATCTCGCGGTGCTGCTGGCGGATCTGGAGCGGCACGATCTGGTGGTCATCACCCATGACGCTTCGTACTAA
- a CDS encoding tail fiber domain-containing protein, giving the protein MTDTPQDFTSRAEDQEPAKKAYETPELTVHGTIANITEFIGPNSGDGIIGSQVIISDRSMKQDFATVDAHDVLARLVSIPVASWSYHFQNPAIRHIGPMAQDFAAAFGVGENDKHINMVDANGVTIAAIQALYDLVQQRDEQIGELRREIDMLKRKMIQ; this is encoded by the coding sequence ATGACCGACACCCCGCAAGATTTCACGAGCCGCGCTGAGGATCAGGAACCCGCGAAGAAGGCGTACGAAACGCCGGAGCTGACCGTCCATGGAACCATTGCCAATATCACTGAATTTATTGGACCAAACTCTGGCGATGGAATTATTGGAAGTCAAGTCATCATTAGCGACCGATCCATGAAGCAGGACTTCGCGACTGTTGACGCACACGATGTTCTGGCGCGTCTGGTTTCTATCCCCGTGGCGTCGTGGAGCTATCACTTCCAAAACCCCGCGATCCGTCATATCGGCCCGATGGCCCAGGACTTCGCGGCGGCGTTCGGTGTCGGCGAAAACGATAAGCATATCAATATGGTCGACGCGAACGGAGTGACGATCGCGGCGATCCAGGCGCTTTACGATCTGGTGCAGCAGCGTGACGAACAAATCGGCGAACTGCGCCGAGAGATTGACATGCTGAAGCGGAAGATGATCCAGTGA
- a CDS encoding lasso peptide isopeptide bond-forming cyclase, producing the protein MSAIAGILLADDRPAPPHGLEQMMEALAHRGSSPVNCWVDGSAAFGSSLLRTTRESHFEQAPLRDAANDRVMTADARLDNRDELIARLQIPQRSPDPITDGQIILASYEKWGPQCPEKLLGDFAFAIWDRSDKTLFCARDHFGVRPFYYYKHHDLFLFASEIKGLLAMPEAQRLVNEDRVLEYLAGYAEDLQHTFYQRIFKLPPAHSMMVRDGEISMQPYWSVEAAQDIRLSSDAEYAEAFRSIFLQAVHSRSRANTPLGSTLSGGLDSSSIACAASQYLQKDGREPLQTFSVVFDDVPKSDERDYMRAALDMGGMEPHKVHGDRIGPFSNIDQMLSAQDQPFTGPNLFLHWAMYAAAKTAGVGVLLDGLDGDTTVSHGVSRLTELARAMRWPTLLREAKGVARNLNGSTRTLIATQAVYPFVPKAMLGVWKAARRRQPPASVLSACLNADFQTRTRFHERSNVLLGVGRRPCLTEKESHHYRMSRGIVPHVLEITDHASAAFSLEVRYPFFDRRLVEFCLGVPPDQKLRDGWTRWIMRKAMTGVLPEQIQWRGGKSDLGHNFLHTFAAFDIQRIEAMLASDGNSLSQYVNMSSIRSSLDRFAIQPSWEDAELPLKASLLALWLQKMT; encoded by the coding sequence TTGAGCGCTATTGCGGGTATTTTGCTTGCAGACGATCGACCGGCTCCGCCGCATGGGCTTGAGCAAATGATGGAGGCGCTTGCGCATCGCGGCTCGAGCCCTGTTAACTGCTGGGTGGACGGCTCAGCCGCATTCGGAAGCAGTCTTCTGAGAACGACGCGCGAATCGCACTTCGAGCAGGCGCCCCTTCGTGACGCCGCGAACGACCGAGTAATGACCGCCGACGCCCGACTGGACAACCGAGACGAACTCATCGCGCGTCTGCAAATTCCCCAGCGATCCCCAGATCCAATTACCGACGGCCAGATCATCCTTGCCTCCTATGAAAAGTGGGGACCACAATGCCCTGAGAAGCTTCTCGGAGATTTCGCGTTTGCTATCTGGGACCGAAGCGACAAGACATTATTCTGCGCCAGAGATCACTTTGGCGTTCGGCCATTTTACTATTACAAACATCACGATCTTTTCCTATTCGCCTCGGAGATTAAGGGCCTGCTGGCAATGCCGGAGGCGCAGCGCCTCGTCAATGAAGACCGCGTCTTAGAGTATCTGGCGGGTTACGCGGAAGATTTGCAGCATACGTTCTATCAGCGGATTTTCAAGCTGCCGCCAGCGCACAGCATGATGGTGCGTGACGGCGAGATCTCGATGCAGCCCTACTGGTCCGTGGAAGCCGCTCAGGACATCCGGCTATCATCAGACGCCGAGTACGCCGAAGCATTTCGCTCCATCTTCCTCCAAGCAGTCCATTCCCGATCCCGCGCAAATACTCCGCTTGGCTCCACGCTCAGCGGCGGCCTCGATTCGTCGTCCATCGCCTGCGCCGCCTCACAATACCTGCAAAAGGATGGGCGGGAGCCCCTCCAGACATTTTCCGTCGTTTTTGACGACGTGCCTAAGTCCGATGAACGCGACTATATGCGTGCGGCTCTGGATATGGGAGGCATGGAGCCGCACAAAGTCCATGGAGACCGGATCGGCCCTTTTTCAAATATCGACCAGATGCTCAGCGCTCAAGACCAGCCTTTTACTGGTCCCAATCTATTTTTGCACTGGGCAATGTACGCAGCCGCGAAAACGGCTGGGGTCGGCGTGCTTCTCGACGGTCTTGACGGCGATACAACAGTCTCTCACGGCGTCTCCCGCCTGACCGAACTCGCGCGCGCAATGCGCTGGCCGACCCTGCTGAGGGAGGCGAAGGGGGTGGCGCGCAATCTCAACGGCTCCACTCGAACTCTCATTGCGACCCAGGCGGTTTACCCATTCGTCCCCAAAGCCATGCTCGGCGTATGGAAAGCCGCCCGTCGGCGACAGCCGCCCGCCAGCGTCCTTTCGGCCTGTTTGAACGCTGACTTTCAAACTCGCACTCGTTTTCATGAGCGGTCGAACGTGCTGCTGGGCGTTGGCCGGCGCCCCTGCCTCACGGAAAAAGAAAGTCATCACTACCGAATGTCGAGGGGGATTGTTCCGCATGTGCTGGAGATCACCGACCATGCGTCCGCCGCCTTCTCTCTCGAAGTACGCTATCCGTTTTTCGATCGCCGGCTGGTGGAATTCTGTCTGGGAGTCCCGCCGGATCAAAAACTTCGCGATGGTTGGACGCGCTGGATCATGCGAAAGGCAATGACGGGCGTCTTACCCGAACAAATTCAATGGAGGGGCGGAAAATCCGATTTGGGACATAACTTCCTTCATACTTTCGCGGCTTTCGATATACAGCGTATCGAAGCGATGTTAGCAAGCGACGGAAATTCGCTTTCGCAATACGTCAACATGAGTTCCATTCGCTCCAGCTTGGATCGCTTCGCGATTCAGCCGTCGTGGGAGGACGCCGAGCTTCCGCTCAAGGCGTCTCTTCTTGCCCTATGGCTGCAAAAGATGACGTAA